A region from the Mesomycoplasma hyopneumoniae J genome encodes:
- the fba gene encoding class II fructose-1,6-bisphosphate aldolase, translating into MQLVNTKEMLEKALKNNYAIPHININNLEWTKAALLAAQAKKSPLIIGTSERVLTYMGGLKTIYNLVTNLIDYFKITVPVALHLDHGTYLTCKEALKNGYTSVMYDGSKEKFELNLERTEEIVRLANKVNATVEAEVGQIGGEEDGVIGNGEIADPENAKKITETGITCLAAGIGNIHGIYPPDWKSLNFEILEKISKVTKIPLVLHGGSGIPKDQIQKAIKLGIAKINVNTELQQANAAAISEFVLSGKVKQGKNFDPRKLLAPGTDAIQLLIEEKITEFGSANQA; encoded by the coding sequence ATGCAACTAGTAAATACTAAAGAAATGTTGGAAAAAGCACTGAAAAATAACTACGCAATTCCACATATTAACATTAACAATCTCGAATGAACAAAAGCGGCACTTTTAGCGGCCCAAGCAAAAAAATCACCTTTAATTATTGGCACTTCCGAGAGAGTACTGACATATATGGGCGGACTCAAAACTATTTATAATTTAGTAACAAATTTAATTGACTATTTTAAAATAACAGTCCCAGTCGCTCTCCATTTGGATCATGGAACTTATCTCACCTGCAAAGAAGCACTAAAAAACGGCTATACCTCAGTGATGTATGATGGTTCTAAAGAAAAATTTGAACTAAATTTGGAAAGGACAGAGGAAATTGTTAGGCTAGCAAACAAAGTAAATGCAACCGTTGAAGCTGAAGTTGGCCAAATTGGGGGTGAGGAAGATGGTGTAATTGGTAATGGAGAAATTGCTGATCCGGAAAATGCAAAAAAAATAACAGAAACTGGAATTACATGTCTGGCAGCTGGCATTGGTAATATTCACGGTATTTATCCCCCAGATTGAAAGTCCCTGAATTTTGAGATTTTAGAAAAAATCTCAAAAGTAACAAAGATTCCGCTGGTTTTACACGGAGGGAGCGGAATACCAAAAGACCAAATCCAGAAGGCAATAAAACTTGGGATTGCAAAAATTAATGTAAATACGGAATTACAACAGGCAAATGCGGCCGCAATTTCCGAATTTGTTCTTTCAGGAAAAGTAAAACAAGGTAAAAATTTTGATCCTCGAAAATTATTAGCACCCGGAACTGATGCCATTCAGCTTCTTATTGAAGAAAAAATCACAGAATTTGGTTCTGCAAATCAAGCATAA
- a CDS encoding pseudouridine synthase family protein, with protein MIKFVATKNQSGQKLIQLIKKILLKSNYNEIQKYFRTKKIKVNNTFQEKNYIIKEKDIILIFSQEKLKTFSKKVPEFKLNLKIIYQDENILLVDKPQNLQVHGGRFNLDLAVWNYLKIPENQVFKPSHIGRLDKKTSGIILYGLNYQSVVELNQKQKFFEKIYTFKSDINLKNTIKTDVFIRKNNFQQKMEVTLKSPNSFFASTTFYSKNQKKFAILHTGKKHQIRVSLSHLGFPIFGDEKYGGTRDKILYLHSFSLKFSGLGGFLSYLNNRKFISKPSWW; from the coding sequence ATGATTAAGTTTGTCGCAACAAAAAATCAAAGCGGCCAAAAATTAATTCAGTTAATTAAGAAAATACTTTTGAAGTCGAATTATAACGAAATTCAAAAGTATTTTCGTACTAAAAAAATAAAAGTTAATAATACTTTCCAGGAAAAGAATTATATCATAAAAGAAAAGGATATAATTTTAATTTTTTCTCAAGAAAAACTAAAAACTTTTTCAAAAAAAGTGCCTGAATTTAAGTTAAATTTGAAAATTATTTATCAAGATGAAAATATTTTACTAGTTGACAAACCTCAAAACTTACAAGTTCATGGTGGTAGATTTAACCTGGATTTAGCAGTCTGAAATTATCTAAAAATTCCAGAAAATCAAGTTTTTAAACCTTCTCATATTGGCAGACTTGATAAGAAAACTTCCGGGATTATTTTATACGGGCTGAACTATCAAAGTGTGGTCGAACTTAATCAGAAGCAAAAATTTTTTGAAAAAATTTATACTTTTAAATCAGATATAAATTTAAAAAACACTATAAAAACAGATGTTTTTATTAGAAAAAACAACTTTCAACAAAAAATGGAAGTTACTTTAAAATCACCAAACTCATTTTTTGCATCTACAACTTTTTATTCTAAAAATCAAAAAAAATTTGCCATTTTACATACTGGGAAAAAACATCAAATTCGAGTTAGCTTATCACATTTAGGATTTCCAATTTTTGGTGATGAAAAATATGGTGGGACTAGGGATAAAATACTTTATTTACATAGTTTTTCACTAAAATTTTCTGGATTAGGAGGCTTTTTATCATACTTAAATAACAGGAAATTTATTTCAAAACCAAGTTGATGGTAG
- a CDS encoding nucleotide exchange factor GrpE, whose protein sequence is MVFGDKKLQEFENNLQNLSSDNDLEDKKVINPDEKQGLEIDKEVEKTEKTEKKTRRFLKKEAKLKDLENQIQNLTTRNITLEIEAIKLKDKIKKLEEDFKSQVKTFEEKATQKVKELKLDLQKKLENEQDLLKKYSLQPFFEDFSSPFLNLKKAISYGLISQNPEISAYVKGFEMLVNQIENVMENFGLVKIYPKIGDFFDSSVHEIYEIKTGENDKIIEVVSEGYKLHDRIVKTALVVVGKPNEEKN, encoded by the coding sequence ATGGTATTTGGTGATAAAAAATTACAAGAATTTGAAAATAATTTGCAAAATTTGTCTTCTGATAATGATTTAGAAGACAAAAAAGTTATAAATCCTGATGAAAAACAAGGGCTCGAAATAGATAAAGAAGTAGAAAAAACTGAGAAAACTGAGAAAAAAACTCGTAGATTTTTGAAAAAAGAAGCAAAATTAAAAGACCTTGAAAATCAAATTCAAAATTTAACCACTAGAAATATAACTCTCGAAATCGAAGCAATTAAGTTAAAAGATAAGATCAAAAAGTTAGAGGAAGATTTTAAATCTCAGGTTAAAACTTTTGAAGAAAAAGCAACACAAAAAGTCAAAGAATTAAAACTTGATTTACAAAAAAAGCTCGAAAATGAGCAGGATTTACTTAAAAAATACAGTTTACAACCATTTTTTGAGGATTTTAGCTCGCCTTTTTTAAACCTAAAAAAAGCTATTTCTTATGGTTTAATCTCTCAAAATCCCGAAATTTCCGCGTATGTAAAAGGTTTTGAAATGCTTGTAAATCAAATTGAAAATGTAATGGAAAATTTCGGTTTAGTCAAAATATATCCTAAAATAGGTGATTTTTTTGACTCATCAGTCCACGAAATTTATGAAATAAAAACAGGGGAAAATGATAAAATCATTGAAGTTGTTTCAGAAGGTTATAAATTACACGACCGAATTGTGAAAACAGCGCTTGTTGTAGTTGGAAAACCTAATGAAGAAAAAAATTAG
- a CDS encoding heat-inducible transcriptional repressor HrcA, protein MPKLDSKKEKYLKQIVENFIKTGESIGSLNLKQSYGIKKSPSYLRAIMNQLEKEGFLEKSHSSSGRIPTLQGFQYYAEFLSFDENENLANKLKDLFARRRINIENTISEAVKLISESVGTTLIATTNNENERLMSINLTQISQNEGIIVVVSSSGNVENKKITFSEQIPRQDVKIAIRLFQERLINTPLLEISSKLAILKQELEKQIKHSDELLHHFMEKIFNFQVQNKSNIYNKNSLILDKEISRAKLVDLLYIIEKKSIWEMLEDRTTKDDDTLKISIKSPEVSFISKKFEKFLPIKEISMVGAAKKINYSAARTGIKLLEDFLSNKSKIRKG, encoded by the coding sequence ATGCCAAAATTAGACTCAAAAAAAGAAAAATATCTTAAACAAATAGTCGAAAATTTCATAAAAACCGGTGAATCTATCGGTTCTCTTAACTTAAAACAAAGTTATGGTATCAAAAAATCACCTTCATATCTTCGGGCAATTATGAATCAACTTGAAAAGGAAGGATTCTTAGAAAAATCTCATAGTTCAAGTGGCAGAATCCCGACTTTACAAGGTTTTCAATATTATGCGGAATTTTTATCTTTTGACGAAAATGAAAATTTAGCAAACAAATTAAAAGATTTATTCGCCCGTCGTCGCATAAATATTGAAAACACAATTTCTGAAGCCGTTAAATTAATTTCTGAATCGGTTGGTACTACCCTAATTGCAACAACAAATAACGAAAATGAACGATTAATGTCAATAAATTTAACGCAAATTTCCCAAAATGAAGGAATTATTGTTGTTGTTAGTTCCAGTGGTAATGTGGAAAATAAAAAAATAACTTTTTCTGAACAGATTCCAAGACAAGATGTTAAAATTGCTATTAGACTTTTCCAGGAAAGATTAATAAATACACCTTTGCTTGAAATTTCTTCAAAATTAGCTATTTTAAAACAGGAATTAGAGAAACAAATTAAACACAGCGATGAACTTTTGCATCATTTTATGGAAAAAATTTTTAATTTTCAAGTCCAAAATAAGTCTAATATCTACAATAAAAATTCGCTGATTTTGGACAAGGAGATTTCGCGGGCCAAACTTGTTGATTTACTTTATATAATTGAAAAAAAATCAATTTGAGAAATGCTTGAAGATCGAACAACAAAAGACGATGATACCCTAAAAATCAGTATAAAGTCCCCAGAAGTTTCATTTATTTCGAAAAAATTTGAAAAATTTTTACCAATTAAGGAAATCAGTATGGTTGGAGCAGCTAAAAAAATTAATTATTCGGCCGCTCGAACAGGTATAAAACTTTTGGAAGATTTTTTATCAAACAAAAGCAAGATTAGAAAGGGATAA
- the argS gene encoding arginine--tRNA ligase yields MKKKISQAIIKFFKNENLIIDESKLIIEKSKNFGDYSSNVALIFAKQNKIDSLKLAQTIKNQLLSENLNLEKIEIAPPGFINFFISKNEYANIVSEIIQKGENFGRYSLQKKINLEFVSANPTGFLHLGHLRGAVIGDILANILEFSGNFVFREYYINDFGSQIDRLVGSVFSRYQQIFKKFALPEEAYLGEDIIWCAQKFFQIYANKFENSSLDDLETYKIFREKSIEIFLDEIKADLANLSIKFDVFSSESELFRTEKVQKNLANLPFVYKKEEAIWLKTSKFGDQKDRVLVKKNGEFTYFSSDIAYHFEKINSNFKPDFLINIWGADHIGYVDRMKAALKTVNLNQKLDILLYQLVKLFKNGQEFKMSKRMGKTFTIKDLLELVDQDAIRYFISERSYNSLVEFDIGLAAKISLQNPLFLIQYAHARASKLLANSTIVPEKILKFEAENETILISKLKQFEEIVLKITKNYKINLLNKYLLELANLFNSFYSNSKIIGNQNQNSLLSLTKAVQIVLKNGLKLLGIKAKERI; encoded by the coding sequence ATGAAGAAAAAAATTAGCCAGGCAATAATTAAATTTTTTAAAAATGAAAATTTAATTATTGATGAAAGTAAACTAATTATTGAAAAGTCAAAAAATTTTGGTGATTATAGCTCTAATGTTGCGCTAATTTTTGCTAAACAGAACAAAATTGACTCCCTAAAATTAGCACAAACGATTAAAAATCAACTACTTTCAGAAAATTTAAATTTAGAAAAAATAGAAATCGCTCCCCCCGGCTTTATTAATTTTTTTATTTCCAAAAATGAATATGCAAATATAGTTTCAGAAATTATTCAAAAAGGTGAAAATTTTGGCCGTTATTCCTTACAAAAAAAAATAAACCTTGAATTTGTTTCGGCAAACCCGACAGGTTTTTTACATCTTGGTCATCTTCGAGGCGCAGTTATTGGTGATATTTTAGCGAATATCCTTGAATTTAGCGGAAATTTTGTTTTTCGAGAGTATTATATTAATGACTTTGGTAGTCAAATTGATCGCTTGGTGGGCTCAGTTTTTTCCCGATATCAACAGATTTTTAAAAAATTCGCTCTTCCTGAAGAAGCTTATCTTGGCGAGGATATAATTTGGTGCGCGCAGAAATTTTTTCAAATTTATGCAAATAAATTTGAAAATTCATCACTTGACGATTTAGAAACTTATAAAATTTTCCGTGAAAAATCTATTGAGATTTTTCTTGACGAAATTAAAGCTGATTTGGCAAATTTATCTATAAAATTCGATGTTTTTAGCTCAGAAAGCGAACTTTTTAGGACTGAGAAAGTTCAAAAAAATTTAGCAAATTTACCTTTTGTTTATAAAAAAGAAGAGGCAATTTGGCTTAAAACTTCCAAATTTGGTGATCAAAAAGACCGTGTTTTAGTTAAAAAAAACGGAGAATTTACTTATTTTTCAAGTGATATTGCATACCATTTTGAAAAAATTAATAGTAATTTTAAGCCGGATTTTTTGATAAATATTTGGGGGGCAGACCACATTGGTTATGTTGATAGAATGAAAGCGGCCCTAAAAACTGTTAATTTAAATCAAAAATTAGATATTTTACTATATCAATTAGTAAAATTATTCAAAAATGGCCAAGAATTTAAGATGTCCAAACGAATGGGGAAAACTTTTACGATTAAGGATTTACTTGAACTTGTTGATCAAGATGCAATCCGTTATTTTATTAGTGAAAGAAGTTATAACTCACTTGTCGAATTTGATATCGGTCTAGCGGCTAAAATAAGCCTGCAAAATCCGTTGTTTTTAATTCAATATGCCCATGCAAGGGCCTCGAAATTGTTGGCAAATTCGACAATAGTTCCAGAAAAAATATTAAAATTTGAAGCTGAAAACGAGACTATTTTGATTTCAAAATTAAAACAATTTGAAGAAATTGTTTTAAAAATTACAAAAAATTATAAAATTAACCTCTTAAACAAATATTTGCTTGAATTAGCTAATCTTTTTAACTCATTTTATTCTAATTCAAAAATAATTGGTAATCAAAATCAAAATAGTCTCTTATCCCTGACAAAAGCAGTTCAAATAGTACTAAAAAATGGACTAAAATTACTTGGGATTAAAGCCAAAGAAAGGATATAA
- the rpoE gene encoding DNA-directed RNA polymerase subunit delta: MKTIISIAIDFLKNRESAHFSDIFLEVQTSLMSKWENQLPNLSTDKILTLKRGELYKLLSIDGNFVPLGDNYWTLRSDLNA, from the coding sequence GTGAAAACAATCATTTCGATTGCAATTGATTTTCTAAAAAATCGTGAATCCGCTCATTTTAGCGACATTTTTTTAGAAGTTCAAACTTCTTTGATGTCAAAATGAGAAAATCAACTACCTAATTTATCAACAGATAAAATTTTAACACTAAAACGGGGCGAATTATACAAATTACTATCAATTGATGGTAATTTTGTCCCACTCGGCGATAATTATTGAACACTTAGATCAGATCTTAACGCTTAG